Below is a window of Paraburkholderia azotifigens DNA.
GCAGCGCCAGCAAGGCTATCTGGATGCGCTGCACGAGGCCGGCATCGCGCCCGACGAGCGCTGGCGGATCAACGTGAACAGCCTCGACTACCAAGCGGGCGCATCGGCGGCGGCGCTCCTGATGACGCTGAGCGACGCGCCGACGGCCGTGTTCGCGGTCTCCGACACGCTCGCCATCGGCGTGATCAGCGGCTTGCGCAGCGTCGGCAAGCGCGTGCCGGACGACGTGGCCGTCGCCGGTTTCGACGACATTTCATTGGCCGCGCAGATCGACCCGCCGCTCACGACGATCGCGCAGCCGATGCGCGAGCTGGGCGAAACTGCCGCGCGTCTGCTGCTGCAGCGGCTCGCGAATCCAAATGAAAACGTGCCGGGCGTGCTGCTGCCGCATCGGCTCGTCGTTCGAAAGAGCGCCTGAGGGGAAGCCGCGATGAGCCTCGCCGTCCGTTTCGACGATATCCGCAAAGACTTCGGCCCGGTGCGCGTGCTGCACGGCGTGAGCTTCGAGCTCGCGCCGGGGCGCATCTACGGTCTGCTCGGCGAGAACGGTGCGGGCAAGTCGACGCTGATGAAGATCCTCGCGGGCTACGAAACGGCGACGGAAGGCACGGTGCTGATCGACGGCCATGCGCAGCAGTTCGACGGCTCGCGCGACGCGGAAGCAGCGGGGATCGTGCTGATTCACCAGGAGTTCAATCTCGCCGAGCATCTGACGATCGCGCAGAACATGTACCTCGGCCACGAAAAGCGCAAGGGCCTGTTCGTCGACGACACCGCGATGCGCAGCGAGGCGAAGCGCTATCTGGAGCAGGTCGGGCTGCATAAGCATCCCGATACGAAGGTGCGCGATCTGATCGTCGCGGAAAAGCAGATGGTGGAGATCGCGAAGGCGCTGTCGCGGCGCGCGCGGTTGCTCATCATGGACGAACCGACGGCGACGCTCACGCCATCCGAAACCGAGCGCCTCTTCGCGCTGATGGGCAAGCTCAAGGCCGACGGCGTGACGATCGTCTACATTTCGCACAAGCTCGATGAAGTCGAGCACATCACCGATGAAGTGATCGTGATGCGCGATGGCCGCTTCGTCGCGCGCAGCGAAACCGCGTTGCTCGCGCGGCAGCAGATGGCGAACCTGATGGTCGGGCGCGAACTGTCCGACATGTTCCCCGACAAGACGCCGCCTGCCGACGATGCACCCATTGCGCTGAGCGTGCGCAATCTCAGCGTGCCCGACTGGGTCGACGACCTGAGCTTCGAGGTGCGGGCGGGCGAAGTATTCGGCTTCGCGGGGCTGGTCGGCGCGGGGCGCACGGAAGCGTTCGAAGCGATCATCGGCTTGCGCAAACGCACGGCAGGCGCGATCGAAATCGCGGGACGAAAGGCCGATCTGCACAGCCCGCGCGACGCAATGCGGCGCGGACTCACGTATCTGAGCGAAGACCGCAAGGGCAAGGGGCTGCATGTGAACCTGAGCCTGCAGGACAACCTCACGCTGATGACGCTCGAGCGCTACGCGCATCCGCTGCTCGACATGAAGGCGGGACGCGATGCGTTGACGCGCGCCGTGCGCGAGTTCGGCATACGTACGGGCGATCTGGGCAGCCGCGCGCGCATGCTGTCGGGCGGCAATCAGCAGAAGCTCGCGCTTGCGAAGTTCCTGCAGCCGGATCCGAACGTGATCGTGCTCGACGAGCCGACGCGCGGCGTGGACATCGGCGCGAAACGCGACATCTATTTTCTGATTCACCGGCTGGCTGCCGAAGGGCGTGCCGTCGTCGTCATCTCATCCGAACTGATCGAGCTGATCGGGCTATGCCATCGCGTCGCCGTGATGCGCGCGGGGCGCCTGCAGGCGACGCTCGGTCTGGGCCATCTGACCGAAGAGGAGTTGATCGCTCATGCAACGGGCACACACTGACGCCGCGCCGGCGGGGCGCGCGATGCGGATTGCGCATCGTCTGCACGGGTTGGGGCCGCTTGCCGGCCTGATCGTGCTGTGCATCGCGGGCACGCTGCTCAATCGCGACTTCGCGACCGTCGACAACATGATGAATGTGCTGACGCGCACGTCGTTCATCGGGATCATTGCTGTCGGCATGACCTTTGTGATTATTTCCGGTGGGATCGATCTCTCTGTCGGGTCGATGGCGGCGTTGATCGCGGGCAGCATGATCTGGTTGATGAATGCGCTGGCTGCGTCACCGGGCGGACATGCGTTTGCGCCTTTGACGATTGTTCTGATCGGCATTGCCAGTGCATTTGTGCTGGGCGGCGCGTTTGGATGCGCGCATGGGTTGCTGATTACCAAAGGGCGCATCGAGCCTTTTATCGTCACGCTTGGTACGTTGGGGATTTTTCGTGCGGTGCTGACATGGCTTGCCGATGGTGGCGCGTTGACGCTCGACAACAATCTCTCCGACTTGTACGGGCCTGTTTATTACGCGAGTCTGTTTGGTGTGCCTGTGCCGATCTGGGTGTTTCTCGTGGTTGCTGCTGGCGGAGCGCTCATTCTCAATCGCACGGCGTTTGGGCGGCATGTGCAGGCGATTGGATCGAATGAACAGGTGGCGAGATATGCGGCGATTCGTGTCGATACCGTGAAGATTGTGACTTATGTTTTGCTCGGGGTTTGTGTTGGTGTTGCTACTGTTCTTTATGTGCCCAGGCTTGGGTCTGCGACGCCTACTACGGGTTTGCTTTGGGAGCTTGAAGCGATTGCTTCTGTTGTGGTTGGTGGCACCGCGCTTAAGGGCGGCGAAGGACGCGTCGTCGGCACCGTTATCGGCGCTGTTTTGCTCTCCGTGATCGCTAACATTCTTAATCTCACCAGCATTATTAGCGTTTATTTGAATGCTGCTGTGCAGGGTGTTGTCATTATTGTTGTCGCGTTTTTGCAGCGGGGGCGGCGGTGAATGGTTTTCTTGTCTGCGGCGCAGTCGCCATTCCGGTCTTTTTGCTGCGCTGGCCGGTTTTTTGGCTGGCGTCCGCGAAGTGGTGGCTCGCATCCGCGAATTCGTATCTGTGCTTCAGGCGTTGCCCCTGTGCGGGGCGGCACCTACTTTTCTTTGCAGCGGCAAAGAAAAGTAGGCAAAAGAAAGCCGCTCACACCGCTAATCCTTGTGTTTGCCTGCGGGCCCCCAACGGGTCCCGCACTCCACACGACATCGCACTGTCTGACGCCCGTTGCCAGCGTACTAACTCACGCCTCACCCGCTTCACATGCCCGCATCACGAATTGCATTACCGGTAAGTCCACGGCCGCCCAGGTGGCAAACGGTGTGTAGGCCGTCGCGATGGAAGTGCACCACTCCGGACTGAAAAGCGGGATCGGTGTCGTAGAAGCGCCAACGCAAGAGGTGCGACAACCTACACACCGTTTGCCACCTGGGCTGCACAGACGGTTCGCTGCCGCTGGCTGCGCTACGGGTGACTGGAGTGGGTGATGCGCGTGTTAAAGGCGCTGGCAACGCGCATTGAGCAGCGTGTTGCCGTGCGGAGTGCGGGACCCGTGGGGGGCCCGCAGGCAACAACCAGAACTGGCGGTGTGAGCGGCTTTCTTTTGCCTACTTTTCTTTGCCGCTGCAAAGAAAAGTAGGTGCCGCCCCGCACAGGGGCGACGCCTGAAGTACGGATACGAAATCGCGGATGCCAGCGAAACAGAAACACAAACAGAAACAGAACCAGAACCAGAACCAGAACCAGAACCAGAACCAGAACCAGAACCAGAACCAGAACCAGCAATTCGGCAACCCATTGACGAAGAAGACGATGAAATCAACCAGGAGACAGAAGCCATGAAGCAGATCATCCGAGCACTCAGCGCCGGGGCACTGGCGATCAGCACCGTGTTGACGCTAACAGCAACCCAGGCTCACGCAGATGAAAAAGTAACACTAGGCGTAGCCATCCCTACCGCCGATCACGGCTTCACAGGCGGCATCGTCTGGTGGGCGAACAAGGCCAAAACGGACCTGGAGAAAGCGCACCCGGACCTGAAGGTAATCGTGAAAACCGCAGCAAACGCGCCGGAACAGGCGAACCAGCTGCAAGACCTCGTAACGGTCAACAAGATCAACGCTTTAGTGATCTTCCCGTATGAATCGGCATCACTCACGCAACCAGTTGCGCAAGTGAAAAAGAAAGGCGTCTACGTGACGGTCGTCGACCGCGGCCTGACCGATACCAGCGCGCAAGATGCATACGTGGCCGGCGACAACACCGCATTCGGCAAGATCCCCGCCGAATACCTGGCAAAAGCGCTCGACGGCAAAGGCGACATCGTCGCGCTGCGCGGCATTCCGACGACGCTCGACAACGAACGCTGGAACGCCTTCACCGGCGTGCTGAAGAACTATCCGAACATCAAGATCCTGGACGCGAAATACGCGAACTGGAATCGCGATGACGCGTTCAAGGTGACGCAGGACTACCTGACGCGCTTCAAGCACATCGACGCCGTCTGGGCCGCCGACGACGACATGGCCGTAGGCGTCATGAAGGCGATCGATCAGGCCAAACGCAGCGACATCAAGATCGTGTTCGGCGGCGCGGGCTCGAAAGGCATGGTGAAGAACGTGATGGACGGCGCGCCGCTCATCAGGGCCGATGTGTCCTACTCGCCGAAATTCATCTACGACGCGATCAAGCTGACGGCCGAAGCACGCCTGAAAGGCGACAAGCTGCCGCCGACGACAATCATTCCCTCCGTGCTGATTACGAAGGAGAACGCAAAGGAGTTCTACTTCCCCGATTCGCCGTTCTGATCGCAACCGTCATGCTTCGCGCCGAGACGCGCGCAGCATGACGGTTTTTCCGTAGCAGCCTATCCATCGCAGGAGCGCAGCACGATGAAAACGATCAAAGGGCCGGCGATCTTTCTCGCGCAGTTCACGGGCGACGATGCGCCGTTCGACAACCTGGCCCATCTCGCACAATGGGCGGCGGGTCTCGGCTACAAGGGCATACAGGTGCCAGCCGATCCTCGCCTCGTCGATCTCGAGCAGGCGGCGGCGAGCCAGACGTATTGTGACGATCTGCTCGGCGTCGTCGCGGATGCGGGCGTAGCGATCACCGAGCTGTCGACGCATCTGCAAGGCCAGCTCGTCGCGGTGCATCCCGCATACGACGTGCTGTTCGACGGGTTCGCAGCGCCTCATGTGCGCGGCAATCCGGCCGCGCGCACCGAATGGGCCGTGCAGCAGCTGAAGTGCGCCGCGAAGGCCTCAGAGCGGCTCGGGCTGACGGCGCATGTGACGTTCTCGGGCGCGCTCGCGTGGCCGTATCTCTACCCGTGGCCGCAGCGTCCCGCTGGTCTCGTCGAAGCCGCCTTCGACGAACTCGCGCGCCGCTGGACACCTGTTCTCGACGCGTTCGACGCAGCAGGCGTCGACGTCTGCTACGAATTGCATCCGGGTGAAGACCTGCACGATGGCGTGACATTCGAACGGTTTCTGTCCGCCGTGAAGGACCACGAGCGCGCGAACATCCTGTTCGATCCGAGCCACTTCGTGTTGCAGCAGCTCGACTATCTTGCGTTCATCGATATCTATCACGAGCGCATCAAGGCCTTTCACGTGAAGGACGCCGAATTTCGTCCAGACGGAAGGCAGGGCGTGTATGGCGGATACAGCGGATGGGTCGAGCGCGCTGGACGTTTCCGCTCGCTCGGCGATGGGCAGATCGACTTCGGCGCGATCTTCTCGAAGATGGCGCAGTACGATTTCCCGGGCTGGGCAGTGCTCGAATGGGAGTGTGCGTTGAAGCATCCCGAAGACGGCGCGCGCGAAGGCGCGGACTTCATCCGGCGGCACATCATCCGCGTGGCGGAGCATGCATTCGACGACTTCGCGGGCAGCGGCGCGGACGCTGAGCAGCTGAAGCGCGTGCTCGGGCTCTGACGCGTGCGCTGAACGACAGGAGCAGATCGCGATGACACGAAGACTCAGGCTGGGCATGGTCGGCGGCGGCCAGGGGGCGTTCATCGGCGCGGTGCACCGGATCGCGGCGCGCATCGACGATCGCTTCGAACTGGTGGCGGCCGCGCTGTCGTCCGATCCGCAGCGCGCGAGAGCCAGTGCCGATGAAATCGGCGTCGCGCGCAGCTATGCAAGCTGGGACGAGATGGCGCGCGCCGAAGCCGCGCGCGACGACGGCATCGACGCGGTATCGATCGTCACGCCGAATCATTTGCATGCGCCCGTCGCGACGGCATTCCTCAACGCGGGCATCCATGTGATCTGCGACAAGCCCCTCGCGATGACGCTCGACGAAGGTGAAGCGCTCGCACGACTCGCGCACGACAGGAACCGGCTCTTCGCACTGACGCACACGTATTCGGGCTATCCGATGGCGCGTCATGCGCGCGAACTGGTCGACGCGGGCGAGATCGGCGACGTGCGCGTCGTGCAGGTCGAATATGCGCAAGACTGGCTCGCCATGCCGATCGAGCTGACGGGCGATAACCGCCAGGCTGCATGGCGCACCGATCCGAAGCAGGCGGGGCGCGCGGGTTGTCTCGGCGACATCGGCACGCATGCTTATCACCTCGCGGCGTTCGCAACGGGCATGCTGCCCGTCGAGATCGCCGCGGAACTGCATACATTCGTCGAAGGCCGTCAGGTCGACGATCACATTCAGGCGATGCTGCGCTACGAGAACGGCGCGCGCGGCGTGCTGTGGGCGAGCCAGGTGGCAAGCGGCGCGGAAAATGCGCTGC
It encodes the following:
- a CDS encoding substrate-binding domain-containing protein yields the protein MKQIIRALSAGALAISTVLTLTATQAHADEKVTLGVAIPTADHGFTGGIVWWANKAKTDLEKAHPDLKVIVKTAANAPEQANQLQDLVTVNKINALVIFPYESASLTQPVAQVKKKGVYVTVVDRGLTDTSAQDAYVAGDNTAFGKIPAEYLAKALDGKGDIVALRGIPTTLDNERWNAFTGVLKNYPNIKILDAKYANWNRDDAFKVTQDYLTRFKHIDAVWAADDDMAVGVMKAIDQAKRSDIKIVFGGAGSKGMVKNVMDGAPLIRADVSYSPKFIYDAIKLTAEARLKGDKLPPTTIIPSVLITKENAKEFYFPDSPF
- a CDS encoding ABC transporter permease — protein: MQRAHTDAAPAGRAMRIAHRLHGLGPLAGLIVLCIAGTLLNRDFATVDNMMNVLTRTSFIGIIAVGMTFVIISGGIDLSVGSMAALIAGSMIWLMNALAASPGGHAFAPLTIVLIGIASAFVLGGAFGCAHGLLITKGRIEPFIVTLGTLGIFRAVLTWLADGGALTLDNNLSDLYGPVYYASLFGVPVPIWVFLVVAAGGALILNRTAFGRHVQAIGSNEQVARYAAIRVDTVKIVTYVLLGVCVGVATVLYVPRLGSATPTTGLLWELEAIASVVVGGTALKGGEGRVVGTVIGAVLLSVIANILNLTSIISVYLNAAVQGVVIIVVAFLQRGRR
- a CDS encoding sugar ABC transporter ATP-binding protein, with product MSLAVRFDDIRKDFGPVRVLHGVSFELAPGRIYGLLGENGAGKSTLMKILAGYETATEGTVLIDGHAQQFDGSRDAEAAGIVLIHQEFNLAEHLTIAQNMYLGHEKRKGLFVDDTAMRSEAKRYLEQVGLHKHPDTKVRDLIVAEKQMVEIAKALSRRARLLIMDEPTATLTPSETERLFALMGKLKADGVTIVYISHKLDEVEHITDEVIVMRDGRFVARSETALLARQQMANLMVGRELSDMFPDKTPPADDAPIALSVRNLSVPDWVDDLSFEVRAGEVFGFAGLVGAGRTEAFEAIIGLRKRTAGAIEIAGRKADLHSPRDAMRRGLTYLSEDRKGKGLHVNLSLQDNLTLMTLERYAHPLLDMKAGRDALTRAVREFGIRTGDLGSRARMLSGGNQQKLALAKFLQPDPNVIVLDEPTRGVDIGAKRDIYFLIHRLAAEGRAVVVISSELIELIGLCHRVAVMRAGRLQATLGLGHLTEEELIAHATGTH
- a CDS encoding Gfo/Idh/MocA family protein — translated: MTRRLRLGMVGGGQGAFIGAVHRIAARIDDRFELVAAALSSDPQRARASADEIGVARSYASWDEMARAEAARDDGIDAVSIVTPNHLHAPVATAFLNAGIHVICDKPLAMTLDEGEALARLAHDRNRLFALTHTYSGYPMARHARELVDAGEIGDVRVVQVEYAQDWLAMPIELTGDNRQAAWRTDPKQAGRAGCLGDIGTHAYHLAAFATGMLPVEIAAELHTFVEGRQVDDHIQAMLRYENGARGVLWASQVASGAENALRLRVYGTKAGIAFDQENPNELLFTPLGGVTQKFTRGRVDSAAARHATRVPAGHPEGYLEAFAQLYKDAALQIEAIDAGLPVPHESRLLTTVDDGVAGLRFIDAVFDSHAKLAYSRVKNA
- a CDS encoding sugar phosphate isomerase/epimerase family protein — its product is MKTIKGPAIFLAQFTGDDAPFDNLAHLAQWAAGLGYKGIQVPADPRLVDLEQAAASQTYCDDLLGVVADAGVAITELSTHLQGQLVAVHPAYDVLFDGFAAPHVRGNPAARTEWAVQQLKCAAKASERLGLTAHVTFSGALAWPYLYPWPQRPAGLVEAAFDELARRWTPVLDAFDAAGVDVCYELHPGEDLHDGVTFERFLSAVKDHERANILFDPSHFVLQQLDYLAFIDIYHERIKAFHVKDAEFRPDGRQGVYGGYSGWVERAGRFRSLGDGQIDFGAIFSKMAQYDFPGWAVLEWECALKHPEDGAREGADFIRRHIIRVAEHAFDDFAGSGADAEQLKRVLGL